A section of the Salvelinus alpinus chromosome 36, SLU_Salpinus.1, whole genome shotgun sequence genome encodes:
- the LOC139565457 gene encoding SUMO-conjugating enzyme UBC9-B isoform X2 gives MSGIALSRLAQERKAWRKDHPFGFVAVPTKNPDGTMNLMNWECAIPGKKGTPWEGGLFKLRMLFKDDYPSSPPKFCLSILEEDKDWRPAITIKQILLGIQELLNEPNIQDPAQAEAYTIYCQNRVEYEKRVRAQAKKFSP, from the exons ATGTCTGGTATAGCCTTAAGTCGTCTTGCACAAGAAAGGAAGGCCTGGAGGAAAGACCATCCTTTT GGGTTTGTTGCTGTCCCAACAAAAAACCCAGATGGAACAATGAACTTAATGAATTGGGAGTGTGCCATCCCGGGAAAGAAAGGG ACCCCATGGGAGGGGGGCTTGTTTAAACTCCGAATGCTCTTCAAGGATGACTATCCTTCTTCACCTCCCAAGT TCTGTCTATCGATTTTAGAGGAGGACAAAGACTGGAGGCCAGCAATCACTATCAAACAA ATATTGTTAGGAATCCAAGAGCTCCTAAATGAACCAAATATCCAGGATCCTGCACAAGCTGAGGCGTATACAATTTACTG CCAAAACAGAGTGGAATATGAAAAAAGGGTTCGAGCACAAGCCAAAAAGTTTTCTCCATAA
- the LOC139565457 gene encoding SUMO-conjugating enzyme UBC9-B isoform X1, which produces MSGIALSRLAQERKAWRKDHPFGFVAVPTKNPDGTMNLMNWECAIPGKKGTPWEGGLFKLRMLFKDDYPSSPPKCKFEPPLFHPNVYPSGTVCLSILEEDKDWRPAITIKQILLGIQELLNEPNIQDPAQAEAYTIYCQNRVEYEKRVRAQAKKFSP; this is translated from the exons ATGTCTGGTATAGCCTTAAGTCGTCTTGCACAAGAAAGGAAGGCCTGGAGGAAAGACCATCCTTTT GGGTTTGTTGCTGTCCCAACAAAAAACCCAGATGGAACAATGAACTTAATGAATTGGGAGTGTGCCATCCCGGGAAAGAAAGGG ACCCCATGGGAGGGGGGCTTGTTTAAACTCCGAATGCTCTTCAAGGATGACTATCCTTCTTCACCTCCCAAGT GCAAATTTGAGCCCCCTTTGTTCCATCCAAATGTATATCCCTCTGGTACAGTCTGTCTATCGATTTTAGAGGAGGACAAAGACTGGAGGCCAGCAATCACTATCAAACAA ATATTGTTAGGAATCCAAGAGCTCCTAAATGAACCAAATATCCAGGATCCTGCACAAGCTGAGGCGTATACAATTTACTG CCAAAACAGAGTGGAATATGAAAAAAGGGTTCGAGCACAAGCCAAAAAGTTTTCTCCATAA